In one window of Frigoriglobus tundricola DNA:
- a CDS encoding HK97 family phage prohead protease encodes MPHGEIPGRRYTRHGLPVGVATRADGKPTITGYAAVFYDENDPGTEYQMYTDMYERIMPGAFDRALREDDVRGTFNHDDSIVLGRTKSGTMRLSVDRKGLKYEIDPPDTQAARDLMESIRRGDVSGSSFMFVPDENTYRSVGDKWIVERNSVRLFDVGPVTFPAYDSTDSACRSAPKGDAEAVRREIEAWKQRRGWSIPAIKARAQAVAVTLALESRRSR; translated from the coding sequence ATGCCACACGGCGAGATTCCGGGCCGGCGGTACACGCGCCACGGGCTACCGGTCGGCGTCGCGACGCGCGCGGACGGCAAGCCGACGATTACCGGCTACGCGGCCGTCTTCTACGACGAAAACGACCCCGGCACGGAGTACCAGATGTACACCGACATGTACGAGCGCATCATGCCGGGCGCGTTCGATCGGGCGTTGCGGGAAGACGACGTGCGCGGCACGTTCAACCACGACGATTCAATCGTTCTGGGGCGCACGAAGTCGGGCACCATGCGGCTGTCGGTCGATCGGAAGGGGCTGAAGTACGAAATCGACCCGCCCGACACGCAGGCCGCACGCGATCTGATGGAGAGCATCCGGCGCGGCGACGTGTCCGGCTCCTCGTTCATGTTCGTGCCGGACGAAAACACCTACCGCAGTGTGGGCGACAAGTGGATCGTGGAGCGGAACAGCGTGCGGCTGTTCGACGTCGGCCCGGTGACGTTCCCGGCCTACGATTCGACCGATTCGGCGTGCCGGAGCGCGCCGAAGGGCGATGCCGAGGCCGTGCGGCGCGAAATCGAAGCGTGGAAGCAACGGCGCGGGTGGTCGATACCGGCCATCAAGGCACGGGCGCAAGCTGTTGCGGTCACGCTTGCTCTCGAATCACGACGCTCACGTTAA
- a CDS encoding phage portal protein yields the protein MSKRNRNRRSLENPNVPLNLWSDEAFEAFGAAKSVSGVKVSRNKALGYPAVWRAVSLISGDVAKLSLRVYEQKGQNKTPFPSHPAYRLLLRKPNDMMTAFIFKQTLMLHVLTHGNGYAYIDRDGAGKPVALLILDPDRVKPRRVDGVLWYVYQPPQNAAERALAVDEVLHIKGLGYDGLMGYPVLQVARDALGAAIAARDHSARYFHNGARPGGVLEHPGPKALSDQARKNMRESWDRIHRGLENAHKVAILEEGTKYNGFSSNARDAQLLETREFDAREVANIFGVPTHKLGDPSKVAYNSLGEENQSYYDDTLSRWLRLFAEECHDKLLSEDEKSKESHTIDFDYQELLKANIGEQVDVVGKMVSSGLMNQDEGRAVFNYNPIPDGRGERFFVSNTLVPLDQVGQPKPTAEPSKAPAPDPDPAPTRKDPPDGLRAVVGEVARRMAKRLATNAERATRADLDKWLATGIREHVPVIAEAFGPVVSLCRDLGFDAPTAERVADAFPAWFQAGRAAPDVVSYCTTCVNEFLFPG from the coding sequence GTGTCGAAACGCAACCGCAACCGCCGCAGCCTGGAAAACCCGAACGTCCCGCTCAACCTCTGGTCCGATGAGGCGTTCGAGGCGTTCGGGGCCGCCAAGAGCGTTTCGGGCGTGAAGGTGTCGCGCAACAAGGCGCTCGGCTACCCGGCCGTGTGGCGGGCCGTGTCGCTCATCTCCGGCGACGTGGCGAAGCTCTCGCTCCGCGTCTACGAGCAGAAGGGGCAGAACAAAACGCCGTTCCCGTCGCACCCCGCGTACCGGCTGTTGCTCCGCAAGCCGAACGACATGATGACGGCGTTCATCTTCAAGCAGACCCTCATGTTGCACGTGCTCACGCACGGCAACGGCTACGCCTACATCGACCGCGACGGCGCCGGGAAGCCGGTCGCGCTGTTGATCCTCGATCCCGATCGCGTCAAGCCCCGGCGCGTGGACGGGGTGTTGTGGTACGTCTACCAGCCCCCGCAGAACGCGGCCGAACGCGCGCTCGCGGTCGATGAAGTGTTGCACATCAAGGGGCTGGGGTATGACGGGCTGATGGGCTACCCCGTGTTGCAGGTCGCACGGGACGCGCTCGGCGCGGCGATTGCGGCCCGCGACCACTCGGCCCGGTACTTCCACAACGGCGCCCGGCCCGGCGGCGTACTGGAACATCCCGGACCGAAAGCGCTGTCGGACCAAGCCCGCAAGAACATGCGGGAGTCGTGGGACCGCATCCACCGCGGGCTGGAGAACGCGCACAAGGTGGCGATTCTCGAAGAGGGGACGAAGTACAACGGGTTTTCGTCCAACGCGCGGGACGCGCAGTTGCTCGAAACGCGCGAGTTCGACGCGCGGGAAGTCGCCAACATCTTCGGCGTGCCGACGCACAAGCTCGGAGACCCGTCGAAGGTCGCGTACAACTCGCTCGGCGAGGAGAACCAGAGCTATTACGACGATACGCTGTCGCGCTGGCTCCGGCTGTTCGCCGAAGAGTGCCACGACAAGCTGTTGAGCGAGGACGAGAAGTCTAAAGAGTCTCACACCATCGACTTCGACTACCAGGAGTTGTTGAAGGCCAACATTGGCGAACAGGTGGACGTGGTCGGGAAGATGGTGAGTAGCGGCCTGATGAATCAGGACGAGGGGCGGGCCGTGTTCAACTACAACCCGATCCCGGACGGGCGCGGGGAGCGGTTTTTCGTGTCGAACACGCTCGTCCCGCTCGATCAGGTTGGGCAGCCGAAGCCCACGGCCGAGCCGTCGAAGGCGCCGGCCCCCGATCCCGACCCGGCTCCGACGCGGAAAGACCCACCGGACGGGTTGCGGGCGGTCGTTGGTGAGGTGGCGCGGCGCATGGCGAAGCGCCTGGCGACCAACGCCGAGCGGGCCACCCGCGCCGACCTGGACAAGTGGTTGGCAACCGGCATCCGCGAACACGTGCCGGTGATTGCCGAGGCGTTCGGCCCGGTCGTGTCGCTGTGCCGCGACCTCGGGTTCGACGCCCCGACCGCGGAGCGGGTGGCCGACGCGTTCCCGGCGTGGTTCCAAGCGGGCCGCGCGGCGCCGGACGTCGTTTCCTACTGCACCACGTGCGTCAACGAGTTCCTTTTCCCTGGGTGA
- a CDS encoding terminase large subunit, translating into MVATAPSPKLRANRASAACPVAGYARGVGEGRIPACKWVRLACQRHLNDLATGHERGLWWDQFAADHAIEFFGFLRHSKGKWNDEPFVLSPWQAFIVGSLFGWKRADGLRRFRIAFVEVPRKNGKTTLAAGIALYLFVCDGEAGAEIFSAATKKDQAKLVFEDAKAFVSRSPELASIIEHWKHSLQIPAARSKFEALGADADSLDGLNPFVAICDEIHAWRSRDLWDVLLTGMGAREQPLALPITTAGDFSDSIYNELHTDVEQVLEGVVSDDQIFGYIATTDAEDDWRDPAAWAKANPNLGVSLREDELRDVIKRAERQPSSQNKTKRNRLNIRTAALNAWLRLDLWDRGSAPFDDAELLGRECYAGLDLANTKDLAALVLAFPWGMEKSEPVYRLKCWFWCPADSEEAAGEKLRRKLFPWVQAGHVELTDGNTIDHGRIEAVAIEASHKYQLKGLNYDPWNAGATAQALERAGITVAKFVQNANNYNEPANALERGVLAGRVFHNGNPVLRWMVSNCVARTNGAGYIMPDRKKSRDKIDGIPASIMAIAGEMRARFEGDGESVYETRGVD; encoded by the coding sequence GTGGTCGCGACCGCGCCAAGCCCCAAGCTGCGAGCTAACCGCGCCTCCGCGGCGTGCCCGGTCGCGGGCTACGCGCGGGGCGTGGGCGAGGGGCGGATTCCCGCGTGCAAGTGGGTGCGCCTCGCGTGCCAGCGCCACTTGAACGACCTCGCGACCGGCCACGAGCGCGGGTTGTGGTGGGACCAGTTCGCCGCGGATCACGCGATCGAGTTTTTCGGGTTCCTCCGGCACTCGAAAGGTAAGTGGAACGACGAACCGTTCGTCCTCTCGCCGTGGCAAGCGTTCATCGTCGGCAGCCTGTTCGGGTGGAAGCGGGCCGACGGGTTGCGGCGGTTCCGGATCGCGTTTGTCGAAGTGCCGCGGAAGAACGGCAAGACGACCCTTGCGGCCGGGATCGCGCTCTACCTGTTCGTCTGCGACGGTGAGGCCGGCGCCGAAATCTTCTCCGCGGCGACCAAGAAGGATCAGGCCAAGCTCGTCTTCGAGGACGCCAAGGCGTTCGTTTCGCGCTCGCCCGAACTGGCCTCGATCATCGAGCACTGGAAGCACTCACTTCAGATCCCCGCGGCCCGCTCGAAGTTCGAAGCGCTGGGCGCGGACGCCGATTCGCTCGACGGGCTGAACCCGTTCGTGGCCATCTGCGACGAAATCCACGCGTGGCGCTCGCGCGACCTTTGGGACGTGCTGCTAACGGGCATGGGCGCGCGGGAACAGCCCCTCGCGCTGCCGATCACGACCGCGGGCGACTTCTCCGATTCGATTTACAACGAACTGCACACCGACGTTGAGCAAGTGCTCGAAGGGGTGGTGAGTGATGACCAGATTTTCGGCTACATCGCGACGACTGACGCCGAAGACGACTGGCGCGATCCCGCGGCATGGGCGAAAGCCAATCCCAACCTCGGAGTCAGCCTCCGCGAAGACGAACTCCGAGATGTCATCAAGCGCGCCGAGCGGCAACCAAGCTCCCAAAACAAGACCAAGCGAAACCGCCTGAACATCCGCACGGCCGCGCTCAACGCGTGGTTGCGGCTCGACCTGTGGGACCGTGGTTCCGCGCCGTTCGATGACGCGGAACTCCTCGGCCGCGAGTGCTACGCCGGCCTGGACCTCGCCAACACCAAAGACCTCGCGGCCCTCGTACTCGCGTTCCCGTGGGGGATGGAGAAGAGCGAGCCGGTTTACCGGCTGAAGTGCTGGTTCTGGTGCCCGGCCGATAGCGAGGAGGCCGCGGGCGAGAAGCTCCGGCGCAAGCTGTTCCCCTGGGTCCAGGCCGGGCACGTGGAGCTGACCGACGGCAACACGATCGACCACGGCCGGATCGAAGCCGTCGCGATCGAGGCGAGCCACAAGTATCAACTGAAGGGGCTCAACTACGACCCGTGGAACGCCGGTGCGACGGCGCAGGCGCTGGAGAGGGCCGGTATCACGGTCGCGAAGTTCGTGCAGAACGCGAACAACTACAACGAACCGGCGAACGCGCTGGAACGCGGCGTGCTGGCCGGGCGCGTGTTCCACAATGGGAACCCGGTGCTGCGGTGGATGGTGTCGAACTGTGTCGCGCGGACGAACGGCGCGGGCTACATCATGCCCGATCGCAAGAAGTCGCGCGACAAGATCGACGGCATCCCGGCGTCAATCATGGCGATCGCGGGCGAGATGCGCGCCCGGTTCGAAGGCGACGGTGAGAGTGTGTACGAAACGCGCGGGGTGGACTAA
- a CDS encoding phage terminase small subunit P27 family: protein MADSKSGYQPPEPPGMGKRARAKWAAMVPLIAQQVPLKEVDADALRQYCEAAVMREKAVEEMEEAPLLMAGPNGAEYGNPLLKIIKEQEVVMMKLAERFGLDPSSRRRLQIEAAKADSGFTEFLKRGRDRAKPQAAS, encoded by the coding sequence GTGGCCGACTCAAAAAGCGGCTACCAACCGCCGGAACCGCCGGGGATGGGCAAGCGGGCGCGGGCGAAGTGGGCCGCAATGGTGCCGCTCATCGCGCAGCAGGTGCCGCTGAAGGAAGTCGATGCCGACGCGCTCCGGCAGTACTGCGAAGCGGCGGTGATGCGCGAGAAGGCCGTTGAGGAGATGGAAGAGGCGCCGCTACTGATGGCGGGGCCGAACGGGGCGGAATACGGCAACCCGTTGCTGAAGATCATCAAGGAACAGGAAGTCGTGATGATGAAGTTGGCCGAGCGGTTCGGCCTGGACCCGTCCTCACGGCGGCGGTTGCAGATCGAAGCGGCGAAGGCCGATTCCGGGTTCACGGAGTTCCTAAAACGTGGTCGCGACCGCGCCAAGCCCCAAGCTGCGAGCTAA
- a CDS encoding ankyrin repeat domain-containing protein, which produces MSLELFDAIERQDLSAIVALLAAGADPNAEHPDQPSWVPLKAAAEDGLSGAIVLLLRYGAAADSGRQPGGATPLIVAALNRQGEVARLLLAAGADPAACDEEGDTPLGLCERHGDHDTASLLRACGAVAAPGTAPDPAD; this is translated from the coding sequence ATGTCGCTCGAACTGTTTGATGCCATCGAGCGGCAAGACCTCTCGGCCATCGTCGCGCTCCTGGCCGCCGGAGCGGACCCGAATGCCGAACACCCCGACCAACCGTCTTGGGTGCCACTCAAGGCTGCGGCCGAGGACGGCCTGAGCGGTGCGATTGTCCTGCTACTCCGATACGGGGCAGCCGCAGACAGCGGTCGGCAGCCCGGCGGCGCGACTCCGCTCATCGTTGCGGCGCTCAACCGTCAGGGGGAGGTTGCTCGGCTGTTGTTGGCCGCGGGTGCTGACCCGGCCGCGTGCGATGAAGAGGGCGACACGCCGCTGGGCCTTTGCGAGCGGCATGGGGATCACGACACAGCGAGCCTGCTGCGGGCGTGCGGGGCAGTCGCTGCTCCAGGCACGGCACCTGATCCGGCCGACTGA
- a CDS encoding DUF4240 domain-containing protein, with translation MEPQKRTFSLDVPQWFWELIREAQQDSARMESLLDQLSPEQVRAFCGYFEDAVLELYPGRSIRDLHWDSDVIEDVSVCIVAQGERAYREVWDNSELLPRYDGFPYRNYAIVADEVYRRKTGDGLFP, from the coding sequence ATGGAACCGCAGAAGCGGACCTTCAGCCTTGATGTCCCTCAGTGGTTCTGGGAACTTATCAGAGAGGCCCAGCAAGACAGCGCGCGGATGGAATCGCTGCTGGATCAGCTTTCACCCGAGCAAGTCCGTGCGTTCTGCGGTTACTTTGAGGACGCAGTCCTTGAACTCTACCCCGGTCGCTCGATCCGGGACCTGCATTGGGACAGTGATGTGATCGAGGATGTCTCGGTGTGCATCGTGGCCCAAGGTGAGAGGGCTTACCGAGAAGTTTGGGACAACTCCGAGTTGCTGCCGAGATACGACGGGTTTCCGTACCGGAACTACGCGATCGTGGCCGACGAGGTGTACCGGCGGAAGACAGGCGACGGACTCTTCCCCTAG
- a CDS encoding HNH endonuclease yields MPDSRPSAHKRGYTRNWQRLRLMVLNDEPLCRHCAANGRDVAAEHVDHDVALEAGGTNDPSNLVPLCASCHSRKTVERYGGLGRAKQPAREA; encoded by the coding sequence ATGCCCGACTCGCGACCATCGGCCCACAAGCGCGGCTACACCCGCAACTGGCAGCGGCTCCGGCTCATGGTCCTCAACGACGAACCGCTCTGTCGGCACTGCGCGGCTAACGGTCGTGACGTTGCGGCCGAACACGTGGACCATGACGTCGCGCTCGAAGCCGGTGGCACCAACGACCCGAGCAACCTTGTGCCGCTCTGTGCGTCGTGCCACTCGCGCAAGACCGTGGAACGTTACGGCGGCTTGGGACGTGCCAAGCAACCAGCGCGCGAAGCGTAA
- a CDS encoding DUF1559 family PulG-like putative transporter → MTTKSRRATTLVELLVVVAIVALLIGLLLPAVQKVREAAARLKCANNLKQIGLAALAHHEQYDRFPTGGTTWSAPPTYYYGVPAFGAGQNAGWGFQLLPFIDQGNLQRDPLHVVGTPVPLYFCPSRRAPLARAGRALIDYASATGTGGGVSESGPYYGIVVRNPYRVNAADVSDGLSNTLVIGEKRLNPAQYLTGCWYDDTGAMAGWDNDIVCITTLGLARDGGDTAYQFGSAHPNGMNAVFGDGSVRPISYATSAATLTTLGDRRDGGIAILD, encoded by the coding sequence ATGACCACGAAATCTCGAAGGGCAACGACGCTCGTGGAACTGCTCGTCGTCGTCGCGATCGTCGCCCTTCTGATTGGGCTGTTGCTGCCCGCGGTGCAGAAGGTGCGCGAGGCGGCGGCGCGGCTGAAGTGTGCGAACAACCTGAAGCAAATTGGGCTCGCGGCACTCGCGCACCACGAGCAATACGACCGGTTCCCCACCGGTGGCACCACGTGGAGCGCCCCGCCGACCTACTACTACGGCGTCCCGGCCTTCGGCGCCGGGCAGAACGCCGGGTGGGGCTTCCAGTTGCTCCCGTTCATCGACCAGGGGAACTTGCAGCGCGACCCGCTCCACGTGGTGGGCACTCCGGTTCCGTTGTACTTCTGCCCGTCCCGCCGGGCACCGCTCGCGCGCGCGGGCCGCGCGCTGATCGACTACGCCTCGGCCACGGGCACCGGTGGCGGCGTGTCCGAGAGCGGCCCGTATTACGGGATCGTCGTTCGCAACCCCTACCGCGTGAACGCGGCCGACGTGAGCGACGGGCTCTCCAACACGCTCGTCATCGGCGAGAAGCGGCTGAACCCGGCTCAGTACCTCACGGGCTGCTGGTACGACGACACCGGCGCAATGGCCGGTTGGGACAACGACATCGTTTGCATCACGACCCTCGGCCTCGCTCGGGACGGCGGGGACACGGCGTATCAGTTCGGATCGGCACACCCGAACGGGATGAACGCCGTGTTCGGGGACGGCTCAGTTCGGCCCATCAGCTACGCCACATCCGCCGCAACGCTCACGACCCTCGGCGACCGGCGCGACGGTGGAATCGCCATCCTCGACTGA
- a CDS encoding ERCC4 domain-containing protein: MPTERPVRFGATILTDNREQHPYAFAALRADKRQGGGPMLIETKTVCLNTGDYSLDGYADRVAVERKSLNDLFHTIGQARDRFERELERLSVMDTALVMIEADWLTIFTSPPKHSQLDPKVVFRSILAWVQRFPRVHWFPAPDRQFAEATTFRFLERFHREREREQHEKGKR; the protein is encoded by the coding sequence ATGCCGACCGAACGGCCCGTTCGCTTCGGCGCGACGATCCTCACCGACAACCGCGAGCAACACCCGTACGCGTTCGCCGCCCTGCGCGCCGACAAGCGGCAGGGCGGCGGACCGATGCTCATCGAAACGAAAACGGTGTGCCTCAACACCGGTGACTACTCGCTCGACGGCTACGCGGACCGCGTCGCGGTGGAGCGCAAGAGCCTCAACGACCTGTTCCACACCATCGGCCAAGCCCGCGACCGTTTCGAGCGCGAGTTAGAGCGGCTGAGCGTGATGGATACCGCGCTCGTGATGATCGAAGCCGACTGGCTGACGATCTTCACGAGCCCCCCGAAGCACTCTCAACTTGACCCGAAAGTTGTGTTCCGATCGATTCTCGCGTGGGTGCAGCGGTTCCCCCGCGTGCATTGGTTCCCGGCCCCCGATCGACAGTTCGCGGAGGCGACCACGTTCCGCTTCCTCGAACGCTTCCACCGTGAACGTGAGCGCGAACAGCACGAAAAGGGTAAACGCTGA
- a CDS encoding sigma factor produces MSDNLFDIETPAPLNSLSELERMTLVDECKRTCAKEARAASRKTRAHAFEDLEQEALLACVIASRRWSPTMGTKFNTFATACVRRHLANIVTKSSGKVAVHIEGWDAVGQPVQEESEEEAEPLTPEQVMALKRVDDPLRKDPDIAFKVVNLLVSERLSVPQIAIQLGREEKDIKLIARNAAKALPKALRWAYSPGLFDEVA; encoded by the coding sequence GTGAGCGACAACCTGTTTGACATCGAAACCCCGGCGCCCCTCAACTCGCTCAGCGAGTTGGAACGCATGACGCTTGTGGACGAGTGCAAGCGGACGTGTGCGAAAGAGGCTCGCGCCGCGTCCCGGAAGACCCGCGCTCACGCGTTCGAAGACCTTGAACAAGAGGCGCTGCTGGCGTGCGTCATCGCGTCCCGGCGCTGGTCGCCAACGATGGGGACCAAATTCAACACGTTCGCGACGGCCTGCGTGCGCCGGCATCTCGCCAACATCGTCACCAAGAGCAGCGGTAAAGTTGCCGTTCACATCGAAGGGTGGGACGCGGTCGGTCAGCCGGTTCAGGAGGAGAGCGAAGAGGAAGCCGAACCGCTCACCCCGGAACAGGTGATGGCGCTGAAGCGGGTTGACGACCCGCTCCGGAAAGACCCGGACATCGCGTTCAAGGTGGTGAACTTGCTGGTATCGGAGCGGCTCTCTGTTCCCCAAATCGCGATCCAATTGGGGCGCGAGGAGAAGGACATCAAACTCATCGCGCGGAACGCGGCCAAGGCGCTCCCCAAAGCGCTCCGGTGGGCGTACTCCCCCGGGCTCTTTGATGAGGTGGCGTGA
- a CDS encoding AAA family ATPase, giving the protein MFDLDSVPMDRTKKEHVGLLDRVVWCDDDRPVSILVLTDGKSVVVDAASTDFTRGQKYRFLGRWDEGKKGPQFKASTFVRDEPHTRAAVVKYLADVAEGVGAKLANKLWELYGPDAVRVLREEPQRVAGSLVMSLGTAEAAARELKRFAHLEQTRIDLFGLFAGRGFPGKLVERAIAKWGVAAPAVIRRCPFRLLTAHLPGCGWKRCDKLHGDLGKRRDTLKRQSLAGWNALKEDRTGSTWIPAETVVKAITDAVPGAADPVKAVKLGIRGGLLRVHRDGPARWIAVATNARAEQRIADNLARLNTFRALWPHDIDVSSGPGDGKPSTHQAEQILSATRSAVGCFTGGPGTGKTHSLSFVLREVIARYGLDAVAVVAPTGKAAVRATESLTARGITGIRATTIHQFLEIGRNGHDGQGWGFNRNRDNPVSQRFVVMDESSMLDTNIAADFLDAMGDGTHVLFVGDPFQLPPVGHGAPLRDMLRAGIAQGQLTEVRRNAGAIVRACDAIKAGQRPEFCDRFDLDAADPANLLFLECRPADTLDHIEKVLRGVTRFDPVWGAQILVATNDKGDVSRKLVNERMRKVLNPDGRRVSQLPFAVNDKVICLKNSNLRTAAPGAFFLTADELEFSEKYQIAPEATAYVANGEVGRVAAVGPAGMVVSVGTALVWVPKSKPKADADEPADDGAAGGLMGDWDLAYGITTHKSQGGEWPLVIVIADKTGGSVADRNWWYTAISRAKTACLVVGDRAAFHTQCMRQALTQRKTFLTERLAAPAAHS; this is encoded by the coding sequence ATGTTCGACCTCGATTCCGTTCCGATGGACCGCACGAAGAAGGAACACGTCGGTCTACTGGACCGCGTCGTGTGGTGCGACGACGACCGGCCGGTATCGATTCTCGTTCTCACCGACGGCAAATCGGTGGTCGTCGATGCGGCCTCTACCGACTTCACCCGCGGGCAGAAGTACCGCTTCCTCGGCCGGTGGGACGAGGGCAAGAAGGGACCGCAGTTCAAGGCGTCCACGTTCGTGCGCGACGAGCCGCACACGCGGGCCGCGGTCGTCAAGTATCTCGCGGACGTAGCCGAAGGTGTGGGCGCCAAGCTCGCCAACAAGCTCTGGGAGTTATACGGCCCGGACGCGGTGCGAGTGCTACGCGAAGAGCCGCAGCGGGTTGCCGGCTCATTGGTGATGAGTCTGGGAACCGCCGAAGCGGCGGCGCGCGAACTGAAGCGATTCGCGCACTTGGAGCAAACGCGAATCGACCTGTTCGGGCTGTTCGCCGGCCGCGGGTTCCCCGGCAAGCTCGTGGAGCGGGCAATCGCTAAATGGGGCGTTGCGGCGCCGGCCGTGATTCGCCGGTGCCCGTTCCGGCTTCTCACCGCTCACTTGCCCGGTTGTGGGTGGAAGCGGTGCGACAAGTTGCATGGCGACCTCGGCAAGCGGCGCGACACGCTGAAGCGCCAATCTCTCGCCGGCTGGAACGCCCTCAAAGAAGATCGCACGGGCTCGACATGGATTCCCGCTGAAACGGTGGTGAAGGCGATCACCGACGCGGTGCCCGGCGCGGCCGATCCCGTGAAGGCCGTCAAGCTCGGCATCCGTGGCGGCTTGCTCCGCGTGCATCGTGACGGCCCGGCGCGATGGATCGCCGTTGCCACCAACGCGCGAGCGGAACAGCGCATCGCGGACAACCTCGCGCGGCTCAACACGTTTCGGGCGCTCTGGCCGCACGATATCGACGTCTCATCCGGTCCGGGCGACGGGAAGCCGTCCACGCACCAAGCGGAACAGATCCTGTCGGCCACCCGCTCCGCGGTGGGGTGCTTCACTGGCGGACCCGGCACGGGGAAGACGCACTCCCTGTCTTTCGTCCTGCGCGAAGTGATCGCGCGTTACGGGCTCGACGCGGTGGCCGTGGTCGCGCCGACCGGCAAGGCCGCTGTGCGCGCCACGGAATCGCTTACGGCCCGCGGCATCACGGGCATCCGGGCGACCACCATTCACCAGTTCCTTGAGATCGGCCGCAACGGGCACGACGGGCAGGGGTGGGGCTTCAACCGCAACCGTGACAACCCGGTGTCACAACGGTTCGTCGTGATGGACGAATCGTCGATGCTCGACACCAACATTGCGGCCGACTTCCTCGACGCGATGGGTGACGGCACACACGTCCTCTTCGTGGGCGACCCGTTCCAGCTACCACCGGTCGGGCACGGCGCGCCGTTGCGTGACATGCTCCGGGCCGGGATCGCACAGGGGCAACTCACCGAGGTGCGCAGGAACGCCGGCGCCATCGTCCGCGCCTGTGACGCGATCAAGGCCGGGCAGCGGCCGGAATTCTGCGACCGGTTCGACCTGGACGCGGCCGATCCCGCCAACCTGCTGTTCTTGGAGTGCCGACCCGCGGACACGCTCGATCACATCGAGAAAGTGCTACGCGGGGTGACGCGGTTCGATCCGGTGTGGGGCGCGCAAATACTAGTCGCGACCAACGACAAGGGCGACGTCTCGCGCAAGCTCGTCAACGAGCGGATGCGCAAGGTGCTGAACCCGGACGGCCGGCGCGTGTCCCAACTGCCGTTCGCCGTGAACGACAAGGTGATCTGCCTGAAGAACTCCAACCTCCGCACGGCCGCACCCGGCGCGTTCTTCCTCACCGCGGACGAACTGGAGTTCAGCGAGAAGTACCAGATCGCGCCCGAAGCCACGGCCTACGTCGCGAACGGCGAGGTGGGGCGGGTTGCGGCCGTCGGACCCGCGGGCATGGTGGTGAGCGTGGGAACGGCGCTCGTGTGGGTGCCCAAGTCGAAGCCGAAGGCCGACGCCGACGAACCCGCCGACGACGGCGCGGCCGGTGGCCTGATGGGCGATTGGGACTTGGCCTACGGCATCACCACGCACAAGAGCCAGGGCGGCGAATGGCCGCTCGTCATCGTCATCGCGGACAAGACCGGCGGGAGCGTGGCCGATCGCAACTGGTGGTACACCGCCATCAGTCGCGCGAAAACCGCGTGCCTCGTGGTCGGCGACCGCGCCGCGTTCCACACGCAGTGCATGCGGCAAGCCCTCACTCAACGCAAGACCTTCCTGACCGAACGGCTCGCCGCACCGGCCGCGCACAGCTAG
- a CDS encoding ParB N-terminal domain-containing protein, producing MSELLPIADIVVPLDGRRNIGNVLPLAGSIADVGLLHPLVVNTRKELIAGRRRLAAVKCLNWTTVPVRVVSGLDDALVALRAERDENTERLPLTSAEMLEIGARLEALEKPKAKARQGARTDQPSGKLPEGSTGQTRDKVAAALGVSGKTYEKMKAVTAAAKADPERHGDLPAMMDDKSVDAAYRALKTRKAPDPPPEPEPEPEPEPEPEESPLCEEAVAKAVGLIGEALAALKVASSYRQSPALTEAMAALTRVRKQLAPYPTE from the coding sequence ATGAGTGAGTTGCTCCCGATCGCGGACATTGTGGTGCCACTCGACGGGCGGCGGAACATCGGCAACGTGCTACCGCTCGCGGGCTCGATTGCCGACGTGGGGCTCTTGCACCCGCTCGTGGTGAACACGCGCAAGGAACTCATCGCCGGCCGGCGACGGCTCGCGGCCGTCAAGTGCCTGAACTGGACCACGGTTCCCGTTCGCGTCGTGAGCGGCCTGGATGACGCGCTCGTGGCACTGCGGGCCGAGCGCGACGAGAACACCGAGCGGTTGCCGCTGACTTCGGCGGAAATGCTGGAGATCGGGGCGCGGCTGGAGGCGCTGGAGAAGCCGAAGGCTAAGGCGAGACAAGGCGCAAGAACCGACCAACCTTCAGGAAAATTGCCTGAAGGTTCGACGGGGCAAACTCGCGACAAGGTGGCTGCTGCCCTCGGCGTGAGTGGCAAGACCTACGAGAAGATGAAGGCCGTGACGGCTGCCGCGAAAGCCGATCCCGAGCGCCACGGCGACTTGCCCGCGATGATGGATGACAAGTCGGTGGACGCGGCGTACCGCGCGTTGAAGACCCGCAAGGCTCCCGATCCGCCACCGGAACCGGAACCCGAACCGGAGCCGGAACCGGAGCCGGAAGAAAGCCCGCTGTGCGAGGAGGCGGTGGCGAAGGCGGTCGGGTTGATCGGCGAAGCCCTCGCGGCGCTGAAGGTGGCGAGTTCCTACCGTCAATCGCCCGCCCTGACCGAAGCGATGGCCGCACTCACCCGAGTGCGAAAACAGTTGGCCCCATATCCCACTGAGTGA